A stretch of the Lactuca sativa cultivar Salinas chromosome 9, Lsat_Salinas_v11, whole genome shotgun sequence genome encodes the following:
- the LOC111880135 gene encoding cyclic nucleotide-gated ion channel 2, with protein sequence MSSFFRIFRRTNSSDSADELEEDDPISNSTECYTCTQVGVPVFHSTRCDHAHQPEWEASAGSSLVPIRDRPGSKIIPNGSSNGGQRRRSSGFLSRVYDPRSKRVQRWNRFFLLARGMALAVDPLFFYTLSIGRGGVPCLYMDGALAAVVAVVRTLVDAVHLLHMWLQFRVAYVSRESLVVGCGKLVWDPQSISSHYVRSLKGFWYDAFVILPVPQAVFWLVVPKLIREERIKEIMTTLLLLFVFQYLPKVYHSISLMRRMAKVTGYIFGTIWWGFALNLIAYFIASHVAGGCWYVLAIQRVVLCLRQQCNKKTVCNLSLSCADEICYQFLLPEGTLGDRCAGNSTMGLVRKPLCLDVNGPYHYGIYRWALPVISSNSLTVKILYPIFWGLMSLSTFGNDLEPTSHWVEVMFSICVVLSGLMLFTLLIGNIQVFLHAVMAKKRKMQLRCRDMEWWMKRRQLPSLLRQRVRHYERQNWALMGGEDEMELIKDLPEGLRRDIKRFLCLDLIRMVPLFHNLDNLILDNICDRIKPLVFSKDEKIIREGDPVQRMVFILRGRVKSSQNLSKGVVATSILDPGGYLGDELLSWCLRRPFINRLPASSATFTCVEPTEAFGLDANHLRYVTDHFRYKFANERLKRTARYYSSNWRTWAAVNIQLGWRRYVARVRRAVNQVTVTEVDGGSNRMLRQYAAIFMSIRPHDHLE encoded by the exons ATGTCTTCTTTCTTTCGAATATTCCGTCGGACTAACTCTTCCGACAGTGCAGACGAACTGGAGGAAGACGACCCTATTTCAAACTCAACAGAATGCTACACCTGCACCCAAGTAGGCGTTCCCGTCTTCCACTCCACCAGATGCGACCACGCTCATCAACCAGAATGGGAGGCTTCCGCCGGCTCTTCTCTCGTTCCCATCCGCGACCGCCCCGGCTCCAAAATTATCCCAAACGGCTCCTCCAACGGTGGTCAGAGACGCCGATCCTCGGGGTTCCTCAGCCGCGTGTACGACCCCCGGAGCAAACGAGTGCAGAGATGGAACAGATTCTTCCTGCTGGCTCGCGGCATGGCGTTGGCCGTCGACCCTCTATTTTTCTACACGCTATCCATTGGCCGCGGTGGTGTTCCATGCCTGTACATGGACGGTGCGCTGGCGGCCGTGGTGGCGGTAGTCCGGACGCTAGTCGACGCCGTCCATCTTCTTCACATGTGGTTGCAGTTTCGGGTGGCTTACGTGTCACGTGAGTCATTGGTGGTTGGATGTGGGAAGCTTGTGTGGGACCCACAGTCTATCTCGTCACACTATGTCCGGTCACTCAAAGGGTTCTGGTACGATGCATTTGTCATACTCCCGGTCCCACAG GCTGTATTTTGGTTAGTGGTGCCAAAACTAATCCGAGAAGAGCGGATAAAGGAAATTATGACGACTCTTTTGCTTCTTTTTGTCTTCCAATACCTACCAAAAGTCTATCACTCGATCTCGCTAATGAGAAGGATGGCAAAAGTCACTGGCTACATATTCGGAACCATTTGGTGGGGTTTTGCTCTTAATCTCATTGCATACTTCATCGCTTCTCAC GTTGCGGGTGGATGTTGGTATGTTTTGGCAATACAACGGGTGGTTTTGTGCCTAAGGCAACAATGTAACAAGAAAACTGTGTGTAATCTTTCTTTGTCTTGTGCGGATGAGATTTGCTACCAATTTTTGTTGCCTGAGGGAACGTTGGGAGACCGTTGTGCTGGAAACTCAACCATGGGTTTGGTAAGAAAGCCCTTGTGTTTAGATGTAAATGGCCCTTACCACTATGGCATTTATCGATGGGCACTTCCCGTAATTTCAAGCAACTCGCTCACTGTCAAGATTCTTTATCCCATCTTTTGGGGTCTCATGAGCCTTAG TACGTTTGGAAATGATCTCGAGCCCACGAGTCATTGGGTCGAAGTGATGTTTAGTATTTGTGTTGTGTTAAGTGGCTTGATGCTCTTCACGTTGTTAATCGGTAATATTCAG GTATTCTTGCACGCTGTTATGGCAAAAAAGAGGAAAATGCAACTGCGGTGTCGCGATATGGAATGGTGGATGAAGAGGAGACAATTACCATCACTTCTTAGACAAAGAGTTCGTCATTATGAACGCCAAAATTGGGCATTGATGGGAGGTGAAGATGAGATGGAATTGATTAAAGACTTACCCGAAGGCCTTAGACGCGATATTAAGCGCTTTCTTTGTCTAGACCTCATTCGAATG GTACCCTTGTTCCATAATTTAGACAACTTGATACTCGACAACATTTGTGATCGCATTAAACCGCTAGTATTCTCCAAGGATGAAAAG ATCATAAGAGAGGGTGATCCTGTGCAAAGAATGGTGTTTATACTTCGAGGGCGTGTAAAAAGTAGCCAAAACCTAAGTAAAGGAGTGGTCGCCACTAGTATACTGGATCCCGGCGGATACTTAGGCGACGAGCTTCTATCCTGGTGTCTCCGGCGCCCATTTATAAATAGGCTCCCGGCATCTTCTGCGACATTCACGTGTGTGGAGCCCACAGAAGCGTTTGGGCTTGACGCCAATCATCTCCGGTACGTGACGGATCATTTCCGGTACAAATTTGCGAACGAGAGGTTGAAGCGGACGGCGAGGTATTACTCGTCAAATTGGCGGACTTGGGCGGCGGTGAACATACAATTGGGGTGGAGGCGGTATGTGGCGAGGGTGCGACGGGCGGTCAACCAAGTGACGGTGACGGAAGTGGATGGGGGCAGCAACCGTATGCTACGGCAGTATGCGGCCATTTTCATGTCGATTAGACCTCATGATCATCTTGAATAA